The stretch of DNA CAATATcactttttattattggagTGTTACAGGTCTAGAGACTCTTCCTCTTGCCCCAAAGGCATTGGACATTTtatggttttaataaaacaacccaTTAGACTTTTAGTTAAAAGGCTAACAGATAATCTCTTTACTGCAATTAACCAAGTTGTATCTCTGGCATACTTCAACCAATTAGCTTTACTAAAATTCTCACGTTcgttgattttatatatataagctGTGATTGTTACTGAatgtactattattattatttgaaggACACAGAATATAAACAATAGAACTGATAAAATACTATTTTTAGGTGCATATTACTGTACTGAGTGATTTTTCCTTCCAGTTTAAATCTCTAGtccaatataaacaaaatataaaagtaaaaatctACTCGTTTTGACAGAAATAGGTCggtggctcttaaaagagcctTTTGTTAATTGTAAAGAAAGCCGAGCTATGAGCTTATGCGCGCTCTCCGCGGATACGGCGAGCCAGCTGGATGTCTTTGGGCATGATAGTGACTCTCTTGGCGTGGATGGCGCACAGGTTGGTGTCTTCAAACAGCCCAACCAAGTAGGCTTCGCTGGCCTCCTGGAGAGCCATGACGGCAGAGCTCTGGAAACGGAGATCGGTTTTGAAATCTTGAGCAATCTCACGAACCAGGCGCTGGAAGGGCAGCTTGCGGATGAGCAGCTCAGTTGACTTCTGGTAACGGCGAATCTCTCGCAGGGCTACGGTGCCAGGCCTGTAACGGTGAGGCTTCTTCACGCCGCCGGTAGCTGGGGCACTTTTTCGCGCGGCTTTAGTAGCCAGCTGTTTCCTCGGAGCTTTGCCACCGGTGGACTTACGAGCGGTCTGCTTAGTTCTTGCCATCGCGTTGCAATGTACTTCTTTTTCAgagaaataatgtgaaattacGCGGTCCACGGCCCTTTTAAGCTCTAGAGCAGCTTGTCGCTTATTGGGCGTCTGGGATTACCGCCTTCTATTGGACGGCCGACCCCTCGTGGCCACAATTCTATTGGACGCCTTTATTCCCGCCAATGTTTCAAATTATTAATCACGTCTTGTGGGTTTTCCACTGTGTCGGCTTTAACATAATAAGCTGTCTTTTGACACTTTGTGCTCAATCTCTCTATATATAATTCATATATAACTATATGTTCTTAAGTATAAATTGTTTATATGAATCCAACatggaaatatataaaacatttgagGAATTCTCAAGTTCTGAGTTtgacttaaaatatattttttattatttttttttattttaaaagtaaataatgtaattaattttcagCACTGTTCAATGCAAATTATGTAAAAGtggtttaaatacattttttaaacgtGATTCTTTGAGTGATCCATTGAAAAGCCATGGATCAAAGTCCCTGTAAACTCCATTTAGTTCATATCATATAAAATCAGATTAGTTACTGATTACATTTGGAAAGTTAAATCATGTTAAGTCATGACCTAGGTTCTTATCCTAACTTGACTCTTGTCCATGgtcaaaacacagcagctcAGAGAAGCATGAATCTAACTGATGCCGAGTGTGGCACAtgtacactgatcaaccatgaCCACTAAATGATTTGCACTTACTGTCTATTCTctcatctttacataattatataCCACATTTACAGTGATGTGCATGCAATTCTAAAAAGCTTGTTAAATAAATGCACTTTTTTGCAAAAGTGggtggctcttaaaagagcctTTGGGTGATACTGGAGAAGTGGACCGACAGTTTACTTGGTTTTGGCCGCCTTCTCGGTCTTTTTGGGCAAGAGCACAGCCTGGATGTTGGGCAACACTCCACCCTGAGCGATCGTCACTCCTCCGAGCAGTTTGTTGAGCTCTTCGTCGTTACGAACGGCCAGCTGCAGGTGACGAGGAATGATACGGGTCTTCTTGTTGTCGCGGGCAGCATTGCCAGCCAACTCCAGAATCTCAGCGGTCAGATACTCCAGCACAGCCGCCAAATAGACGGGAGCGCCTGCACCAACACGCTCGGCATAGTTTCCTTTGCGCAGAAGCCTGTGAACACGGCCAACAGGGAACTGCAATCCAGCCCGGGATGAACGAGTCTTAGCCTTGGCTCTTGCCTTACCACCGGTCTTACCTCTTCCACTCATTTTAATGGtacttaattaattttaattaagaaAACTGTAATAAAACGCTTTGCTCTCCGTGCGCTTTTTATATAGAAAAACCATCTGCGTTCCTATTGGCTACAGGCAACAGCTCTTAAACAGCCAGTCAGAGCAGGGACATGAAACACTTGTctaccccccccctctccccacgccccaacacacacacacacacacacaatcactctcactctcactcactctctctctctctctctctcctttttaaaccaactttattaaaggaaaatcATAACAGCACATTCATATACATGCATAAACAATACAAtttactatgtgtgtgtgtgtaagagagtatTTAATGCCATGTACTTTGAATCTTGTACTTTGTACTTGATTCTTTGTACTTTTAATCAATCTTTTGAATGGTATATATCTTTAAAGAAAAGGTACTGCATTGATGTATTGTGGTTGTAGTGTGATGCTTAGATGTTTTGTATGAATTTCCTtataaagtatatttaaaaagaaaacataagaATCCGTGATTATTGAGCTTTCGCAAGGAAATCAAGGTTACTTTGATGCACTGAAGCAATGCTcaggcttcataaacacattagatttaCACTTACTCCAAAACATGTTTGAAATCCCCAAATGATCCAATTTATTCTTAGTGGATCCCTTTTGTATAATCTGTTGAAGTCAGTTTATCTGTATTAAAATACCAGCAGGGATCTTTGTTGTATGATGAGTAATTATTGTTTAT from Hoplias malabaricus isolate fHopMal1 chromosome 5, fHopMal1.hap1, whole genome shotgun sequence encodes:
- the LOC136697584 gene encoding histone H2A is translated as MSGRGKTGGKARAKAKTRSSRAGLQFPVGRVHRLLRKGNYAERVGAGAPVYLAAVLEYLTAEILELAGNAARDNKKTRIIPRHLQLAVRNDEELNKLLGGVTIAQGGVLPNIQAVLLPKKTEKAAKTK
- the LOC136697223 gene encoding histone H3; protein product: MARTKQTARKSTGGKAPRKQLATKAARKSAPATGGVKKPHRYRPGTVALREIRRYQKSTELLIRKLPFQRLVREIAQDFKTDLRFQSSAVMALQEASEAYLVGLFEDTNLCAIHAKRVTIMPKDIQLARRIRGERA